The Xiphophorus couchianus chromosome 18, X_couchianus-1.0, whole genome shotgun sequence DNA window TCAAAAAGATTTTCTGAGCTTCCATATTTACATCATTGTTACTACTGTAACAATGAATTCATGGAGAAATAttatacttttacttgtgtGTAGAGAAGATCTGGAAACATGTTTGGATTGCAGAAAGGTGTGGGAGCACCTAActaaaaagtaagtaaaataCAATATGATACAGTCGtttccaaaacaaaagttttcctttttgaacTAAGATGAACAACTGTCTCACCACAGAGCCAGGAGTCTGGGAAGTCATAGATTAGAAACCTTAATCTGAATAGCCAGGAGTTCATGTTTGATTGGATTGCAGCTGGATTAGGCAGCGGTTTTGTCTGTTGAATTCTTTTGTGCAAGTGACCAAATGAAACCAGCTGTGGCATAAATCCCCAGATGATGGCATTGGAGTGATCATGTTCCCCAGGAAGGCCTTCAGGCTGgttatgttattattttgaaCCAAACAACTAATATCAGGATTGTATGTGTAATCTTTTTTCAAGGTAGGATATGCAGCTTGCTTTAAAGTTAGTAGCCCAGAGAAACCGGAAAGTGTTTCGACACAGCAAAGTTGCCACTTTGAGCTGTTTCTGTGTCATACCTAAGCGCTTCCTCTAAATTTCTCACCCCACGTTAAGAAATGACTTATTACTCCAGCATCATTTACCATCACCCACTTCCccattgttgttttaaaaaaggaagaaaattctttaggaagaaaaataatttttgcacattttctgttgtattgttttttttattttttgctgaaatgagACTGGTTGGTATGTATTGGCAGTGAGGGAATAATCGCATTATACCACAACACGACCAACAGTGGTTACGTGACTGACTTTTACTTAGTGAAATTACTGGCCCAACTCTGTGGATTAACCACAGCAACACAACACTGGTAGCTGATGTGACACAAGCTCATTCTCATTAAGTTGCCTgagataatataaaaaaaaaacaaacaaacactgcaaTTAGAAACCCTAAACTGAGCTGTTCCTGGAAGTGGCtgaaagtgggtttttttttttttttcttcaaggcCACAAAATGCACACTTaagcatttgtgtttttcccTTTGAAAGCAAGAAACAGTCAATTGCCTCACATCCTGTGTTTTGTGAGGAAGTGGCCCAGTCAGCTCGTCAGACAGTCAGCCTGAGCGTTAGTTAACACATCACTGTCAGATCAGTGAGGTACAGGCAAGAAAAGAGCAGCAACTGGCCAAAACAGCAAGAAAATTCACATagctgaaaatgttacaaagagCAGCGTCTAATGTGTCAGACAAAACAAGGAGCAACAAACCAAAGGTAGGTTAACAAACTATACATAACTAATGCTGGTGGGACAATTTAATCCTTTAAATTaactttgcatcatgttattcTTGTCCTAATGAATCAAACTTACATGAAATTGCCCCTGTTTTCtagtttaaaatatgcaaaaaataagaGATTTATTCAAACACTGgaattaaaaatgacagtaaaaacaatttttttgttcatgAAAATTGCTGGCAGAGAGCCTCACAAATCTAAGCAGTTTCTGCTACATTAACTCAATCTCCCCTACGGCTGTCTAGGAGCACAGAGCTCATATTTAACCAGGATTTCCAAAGGATTAAtcatttatataattatttttggtgCTCTGCACAGGGgatgatgtgtgtgtgagggtttGGGGGGTTAGGTTTGGGAGAGATTATGATGACTTTTAGTTTTATGAAAAATTGGGAGTGCCAGAGAAAAGCAAGCTGTGAGTTCACGTCCAGTTCTGTGGGGATATAGTAGTGTCATTTAAATCTGCCAGTGCTGTTTCATGGAAACATgtagataaatgaaaatgatgaaaaaaggGTGAAAGGTTGATATGTTTACTcatgtatttttgcaaaagaaTTGATGCTTTTGTGTCTTTGCCATAAAATAACCCAGATTCCTCAGTCTTTTGTTAGCAGAGAGTGACGGGAAATTTACCCACAAACTGTTCAAGTAAAGTAAGAggacgttgtttttttttgttgtctcttTTAGCGTTCCACAAGCTTTGGCAGGTTTGAGGGACTCAGACATCACTCATCACATGCCAAAATAGAGGAAAATGGGACAACTATGGTTGGTggacaagtttgttttttgtgcattcATGTATTGTAACAAAAATCAATTCCATGTTCCAAAACCTTTGTCTTGTGGATACGCTTGAGTGCTCATATTTGCACaactttgaaaatgtgcatTGAAATtggattttaactgaaaaaaatatgcattttaatgtaaatttatggagcagaaaaacaagtGGTTTACTTAATTCCACCTTTCTGTCCACCATTAATCTCTTCAGCTCAGAGAAGAGTGCGACAGTCCAGATCCCGGCAGATCAGCTGGACTCAGCAAAAAGATGAAAGAGATCTCGCTGACCATGAGGAGAAAGATGGGCAAAAAGCACGCCAAGTCTCTTTCAGAGGAAACAGTGAGTCATTTTTAAGATGCTTTCTTCACTAACCGGGATAAATCTCTTGACTTTGCATGACTATCAGTTCAGCTGACACAGATAACCAAAACCCCCTTTGTACCTGTCACAGCATTTACTGCAGCCCTGAGCTCTTCCTTTATCACATTCATCTAACACAAACCCACATCCTCACACATGACGCTGGCCTGAGCAACAATACAATTCTGCTTTATACTTTGACCTGtcaagaataataaaaaaacccatcttCCTGCAGTTTCATACTTTGCTGTCATACAGATTCAGAGATGCAAAACCTTGAAAGTTTAGTATTTCCATctttactgtatattttagCTTACTCTCATGTTCTTGTTgattattattctaattttgttttgcctttgtaTGTGATCCAGGGGGGTGACACAGACAAAGACCCAGAAGCAGAGACGGAGAGCAGCCCAGCGGTTGAGAAAAGCTCTGCAAAGACGAGCAACTCCTTGGACAGTCTTTACAGCGGCCAGAGCTCCTCCAGTGAGTGTTTACATCCGATCCATGCACAGTGAAGTGTAAGAACTAGAGCTGTGTATTTATGATTTGTTTACCGGTTCAGGTGGCGTCACCAGCGAGTCCAACGGTTCCAGTCAGAGAGACAGCCTGAAGCTGGAGGAGGACGGCTCCTACCAGGGTCAGTTCTGCGGCCGGGCTCGGGTCCACACCGATTTCGTTCCCAGTCCTTACGACACAGACTCACTGAAACTGAAGGTAACTTCCAGCAACCTGTCCTACTAGTAATAGAGACTtggacaaaaaataacttttcaaccTTCAATTGGATTTTATAGGTTGGCGACATCATCCACATCATCAGGAAGCCTCCGATGGGCATCTGGACTGGCATGCTCAACAACAAAGTTGGCAACTTTAAGTTTATCTACGTGAATGTCTTGgcagaggagaaggagaaagaagaagaggaggaaagtCCAAAGATCAGAGAGCAGAAGCTGTGCAAGAGGCCCAGACCTAAAACGCTGCTGGAGTTACTGGAGCGGCTGAACCTGGAGGTGAGGACAGGATCCAGGAAAAATCCAAGCATTTTTGTCAAGTTAGAAATTTAAACGAGAACTTTTCAGTGGTCAGTCAGATTCAAAACTGGATCTCGCAATTCCTGCTTAGTAACTTTCAATATCATTTAATATCCTGCAGTAAAATTTTGTTAGCCTCTTCATTAAATATAATTCCAGATTTCTTTGACCCTGAGATTGAATCTTTAACTCTGAGAGAGGCTGAGATCAAAACAGACTTACACTATAGTAAAACAACTCCAGTCCTTAGAACATCATTACTATACATTATTTTATGAACCTTCATGCCTTTGTCATGTTAACACCGCACAGTTATTTACAGAGTCTACAGGCATTTACAGATGTCTGATTAAATGTCAGGAATAAAACAACCTAGCTGTTATCTAGCTTTAGCTATTTTTTGCTAAGATCAAAGCAGACTAATTCTATCTTAGAACAATGAATGCTGAATATTGTCCTGCTACTTTATGAACCTTTAGATGAGGGATCTACAACTCAAATCTTCGAGTGCCGCTGTTTGGGAACTTTTGGATGCATCCATGCTCCAACACTCCTGAACTTTCTGATTTCCCAAAGAGGTAACTCAGCCATTtggttcaggtgtgttgaaaaAGAGATGAATACAGAAGTTGTGGGACAGTGGCACTTGAGGAATGAAGTTGCAGACCCCTGCTTGATACCAAAGACACATTTACAGTATAATGGGTGGATCAGAATAACACCAATGATCTTCCTATGTGAAACACATTCCTatgtgaaaagttcatttttgagAAATGAACTTGAAAAGGATTTCTAGACAGCAAAAATCACACAGTCACTTTCCACGTACTGAGAACAGAgcatgcaaaacatttcaagacaatcagtatttacagcaaaaaaataaataaatatatggtGCTTTGagagaaatgtattttagttaTCTTTACTTTGACCTACTTTCTTTAGAGATCAGAAATACTTTTCATGTTCCATTCTCAGAATGTGTTTAACAGTGAGATCATTGGTGTTGCCACGTCTGCATCCttcatttcctgtctgaatACCAACTAACTGTGATGAAAGGTCCATAAAATAAGGGGGGAATTTTTGTGATTATAGTTGATTTTAGACAGCATATGTCTGCTTTTGGTCAATGCTAGCTGCCTAATTGCTAGCAGTTTCTGTTATTCTGTACTGTAGAGAGGTCTACAGTATAAGTCTGTAGACTGCTATTTAAAGTCTCTGTCAATAATTATCCATTTCAAACACGATGAAGGTTTAAGCTTTATAAAACAGTGATCGCATATAGTGTTGAGAGGTTTTTGAGATTAGACATCCTTATATTAGAAGTCCAGGTTAGTTTAACCCTCTCGAACTAGCTATTACCTTGAGCCTTCTGGATTTACACTAAAATGCAAAGAGAGTTATTGTCTGCTGTGAGATGAAAGCAACTTATAACTTAACCTCGCTTTAAAAATCCCTCTAATGAATTGTTTTGCTTCAGGAATACGCCTCTGCCCTGTTGCTGAATGGCTACCAGACAGTGGAGGACCTGCTGCACCTACAGGAGAAACACCTGATAGAGCTGAACGTCAAGGACCCCGAGCACAGGCGGAAGCTGCTCGCTGCCGCCGACTTCCGCTATGTAGAAGGTCAGCAGCATCCTGAGCAATCATCCTCTCTGTATGACCCaatcttaagaaaacaaaccaagTTACAGAACAGAATCAGCACTAGGTTGATCTATTTTAGCCATTGCAGAGACTTTCTCATTACCTTAGAAACTGTTTCAGGATAAGAACTGAAacaatagtttgttttgttttaacctgTAGCTGAAACCATTGCCTCTGCCTGCGTGTCACTATGCACTTACGGCTCACCAGTGATTTCCTGTCAGTCAGATAGAAATTGCTCGCCAGGACAGAAGACATTCTTGTAATCTGACATCTCTAACCAGGAGGGCTGGTTGTGACGTAgctctgaatgaaaacaaaacttgcaCTCGCTTGTGCTTCAGAGAACTGTGACATCCACTAGTGGGGGTTGTGCTGCATCCGGCAACTCAGAGAAAATGTGATTGAGAAGCCACtgattgttgtttatttgtttgggtGATAGCGTGAGCCCCAACAGatggcagctgctgcagcagcggcCCTGCCAAGCCTGTTGACGTGGCTGAGACAGCACTAATTTAATCAAGCTGCGCTCCATTAGGTTAGTGCTGTGGTCAGGGGGATTAGGAGCGTCTGACAAACCACAGAACTGAGGAATGGTCCCTGCTtgtagagggggaaaaaagaaaggagacgGTGATCTGATGCATTCATTTGCCTATCAAAAAAAGCTACCACTGCACTTGCAGGCAACTTTTACTCATGAAGTAACGTGTTCCTGTAGCAGAAATCAAAAGATATATTAGAGATTAACGATTAGTTTCCATTGACTTGCCACAGATGTTATCCTCTTCTATGTACGCAGAAGCCCTTATCtctcaacacatttttttttttttatcaaatttgtttttctttgcggTTGCAGGTGATGACACGAGCAATACAGAGGAGCACAGATCTTCCCACGGCCAGCAGGAGGAAGACAGCGATTGTCCCAGAGACTCAGGTTGCTTCATCCCGTCTGAGTGTTCGGACACTAAGGAGGACACAGAGCACGTCGCAGACACAGCGGAGGCGTGAGGCGCTTGGCTTATCAGAAGGATTCTGAGAAATTTGGAATATAAAGTCACACTTTTTTCCATTAattctgatgaaaaaaaaaatctaaaacatgtaaTGTTTACACCTTGTGTTCTGACCTGGAGCCTGTATAATGTGGGAGCGCTTTAAAAGATGAATGAAGAGGGGATTACAGTACAGATGTTCAAAGTGTAATCTCATCCTTGTGTTGCATTATGAAAGTAAAGTTTTCTTGATGTCAAAGAAGTTACGGTTTTTTGAAATTAAGTCAGTTATATTTATTGCATTCCAAATGATCCAGTGTTTTTGCCTGTAATTGTTTTAAGCCTTTATTTGTCACAGATGAAtcacttttatattttccatCACACCCAGGCCCAGCTCAGCCCTCTGGATTCAGTCCTTCTTTCCTCTGAATGTGGTGGTTCTGGTGAATGTGTCTGGCTGATGGTCTATATTACACACTGTACATAATAGATGTATTATTTTGAGCATGAGTTTGAATGagattgtttgtttgtgtatttgtaaaacattaaaccCTATGCTAAgtacatatgtatttatctgttttcacaaccttttgtaaataaatcaataaaacatattcagttatattttagccttcatttatttcaccttgaactttgtttttgatttttatccaCAATTAATAGTAGTAGAGTGCAAGTTATAGTAACAGTATGTAACATTTTATCCAGCTTAATGATAATTTCACGGACTTATTATTCAGTAATAATTGCTGCATTGCTGCATTTAATGGTAAAAATGAAATCGGATTCCGATTTCGATTATTGGATTTCCACcttaaaatgcaaaagtttCCCAGTTACTTGAACAAGATTCTTCCAGCGTGACTGTTACGTcatctataaaatattttaaattaagagaTTTTGTTTGCTAGTAAAAGTGACACTACTATACAAACAACTTATTTTCTAGAATTTCAAAGCCTCCTTTTCCCCACTTTTCTTTAAGTAAAAGCTTCGGCTTTACCAGCTGCTTGTTTCGCCCGTTTGTCGCTTACTTAAGTCGTTTGATATCCAACTTTACTActtctactactactactactactactatacTGATaatatacaataataataatgtattttggGATTTACCACCTTAATTGACTAAGTTTACatctttagaaattaaagtcgAACATTAAAACGGTATGCACTGAGTTGAAATGTTCATATCCGATGTTTTGTGAATGCAACACATGACGCGAACTTTCAATGTCTCTAGATGATTGGCTGAGAGCGCGTATAACGTCACGAGCTTTGCCTTCTCACTACTGCTGATGGAAGTCGTAGTCAGTAGCTATCATGAGCTGAGCTACGCTCCTTATGTGTGGTAATAACTGTAAACTACATTACCCATAATCAACAGCGAGCAGTAAAATGTTGACGTGTATTTTAGTTCAGTTGGTCCAGTTGTGAGAACCGCTGTTTCCATTTTAGAGACATTTTAGGACTTTGCTGTAAGGTCCAGGTGTTTGTGACAATGTCCGGGGAGATTTCTATGATCGGTAAGTCTAATAATTAACAGCTTTTTAAGCTACAACTCATTAGAGGCTCGGCTTCTTGTCCCACCTGTGATTAATACCCGTTTCGATTTCGTTGCCGCAGGTTCGGTGATCCTGGCCCTGTTTCTGGCTGGGTATCTGGGACAGCAGTACTTGCCTCCCCCGAAACCCAAAGTGATCGGCCTGGACCTGGGCACCACTTTCTGCTCGGTGGGAGTCTTCCTCCCGGGCAGCGGGGAGGTGGAGGTGATCGAAGATGAGGAGGGGAGGAAGAGCATCCCTAGCGCGGTTTCGTTCACCAGCACTGCGGTGCTAGCCGGGTACGAAGCCATGGATGTGGCGGACAGCAACCCTCAGAACACCGTATACGACGCCAAGAGGTTCATTGGGAAGATATTTGAGTCGGATGTCCTGGAGCAGGAGAGCGCCAGGTACCCGTTCCAGGTGGGTCAAGCTGGGGCTCGTTACAAGTGGGGGAAGCTTGGGTTACTGTATTTGCTGGCAAAGTACATGAACCTTAACAGCTGTTAgtccttttaaaatatatcaatgcATACATTGATttataataaagtttaaaaattgttaaagtGTAGAGATTGAaggggacacagcaaacatgtggaagatgTTCTGGTCAGGTGAGGCAAAGCTTCAAGTTTTTAGCCGATATGCAAAAAGCTATGCGAGACAAAACCGATGCATCCTCCTGGACACACCGTCCTGTATTTAAAAAACgacagtggcagcatcataatgTGGgaaggctttttctttttttagctacatactgtatatgtacagtatgtatgtattttttgaaGGTTTAGAAAAAAGCACAGCAAACTTCTATGTTCTgggctgctttgtgttggtttacctcataaaatctcaatagTTAAAGTTTATTCCCCCTTCCTATATTTTATCGAACAATGTGACATGTAAACTCaacctttcctttctttttgtgtaGATAGTGAGCCCTggggtttgtgtgtttttctttattattattatttttggggtGGGGAGAGGGACGGcattgtgttaatttttttttcttcttcttctcttttttcatgttcttttctTGTATGTTTATATAGcagaaaattctaataaaaatattttgggaaaaaaaaatagttaaagtttATAGCTTTGACttgagaaaatctgaaaaagttcaattggtcatgaatatttttgaaaccgattgtaattatcaaataaattcagtttaaagctGTCCAAAACAGCTCAGTGTTGCTCCTGTCATCATTCAGATAATTTTAGTTCGAACAGCTTCTGCTTTTgcattttccttcctttctaaAAGCTTTCTTTTCCCTCCTCTGTCCCGCACTTTGTCCTCCAGGTGGTAAACAACAATGGAAGTGCAGAGTTTGTGATCTCCACCAACCGCACCTTCACCGTGAGCCCAGAGTTCATCGGCTCCAGGCTGCTGATGAGGTTAAAGAAGATGGCTGAGCGACAGCTGGGCGTGCCCATCCAGAAGGCCGTCATCTCGGTGCCCGCAGAGTTCGACGAGCGACAGAGGAACTACACGGTCCGCGCCGCAAACCTCGCAGGTCAGGTGATCAGAAGGACAGTTTAAAGCCACACAAGGCGCCTGATGTTGCTCTGTTCCTAAAGTGTCTAGTTGTGTAATCTTCAGGCTTATTGTGGCCTAATTGTAATACTGACTGTCTAGTCGTGGTTTGACAGGTTTGGAGGTCTTGCGTGTGATCAACGAGCCGACGGCTGCGGCCATGGCCTACGGCCTGCACAAAGTGGACGTGTTCAATGTGCTGGTGGTGGACCTGGGGGGAGGGACTCTGGATGTGTCTCTGCTCAATAAACAGGGAGGCATGTTTCTCACCAGGGCAATGGCAGGTAATTGGTTACAGCTTTTCTAATCAACTGTACAGCATGTAAAATTAATGCaatactgtgaaaaaaaacattgcatgaATGCTAAACACTCTatgatgtacagtacagaccaaaagtttggacacacctttctaattcaatgggttttctttattttcatgactatttataaggcaagaaatcccacttattaacctgacagggcacacctatgaagtgaaaaccatttcaggtgactacctcttgaagctcatcaagaaaatgcagagtgtgtgcaaagcagtaatcacagcaaaaggttgctactttgaagaaactagaatataaggggtattttcagttgttttacactttgttgtttagtgcatatttccacatgtgttattcatagttttgatgccttcagtgtgaatctacaatgtcaatagtcatgaaaataaaggaaactcattgaattagaaggtgtgtccaaacttttggtctgtactgtagcttattttttttcatacctaCCTGCTTCACGATTGATAGATTTTGTTAAGAGAAAAACTCTCCTTACCTAC harbors:
- the LOC114133627 gene encoding SAM domain-containing protein SAMSN-1, with the translated sequence MLQRAASNVSDKTRSNKPKRSTSFGRFEGLRHHSSHAKIEENGTTMLREECDSPDPGRSAGLSKKMKEISLTMRRKMGKKHAKSLSEETGGDTDKDPEAETESSPAVEKSSAKTSNSLDSLYSGQSSSSGVTSESNGSSQRDSLKLEEDGSYQGQFCGRARVHTDFVPSPYDTDSLKLKVGDIIHIIRKPPMGIWTGMLNNKVGNFKFIYVNVLAEEKEKEEEEESPKIREQKLCKRPRPKTLLELLERLNLEEYASALLLNGYQTVEDLLHLQEKHLIELNVKDPEHRRKLLAAADFRYVEGDDTSNTEEHRSSHGQQEEDSDCPRDSGCFIPSECSDTKEDTEHVADTAEA
- the hspa13 gene encoding heat shock 70 kDa protein 13; the protein is MSGEISMIGSVILALFLAGYLGQQYLPPPKPKVIGLDLGTTFCSVGVFLPGSGEVEVIEDEEGRKSIPSAVSFTSTAVLAGYEAMDVADSNPQNTVYDAKRFIGKIFESDVLEQESARYPFQVVNNNGSAEFVISTNRTFTVSPEFIGSRLLMRLKKMAERQLGVPIQKAVISVPAEFDERQRNYTVRAANLAGLEVLRVINEPTAAAMAYGLHKVDVFNVLVVDLGGGTLDVSLLNKQGGMFLTRAMAGNNKLGGQDFSQRLLQYTSERVRQQFGVAPVLKEDIHRLRQAVEAAKLNLTLHPSALISVPLHLHAYDGSVSPEGPAPPPVHFQVEVSRQLFEELNQDLFLKILVPVKTVLAEGHLQKEDVDEIVLVGGSTRIPRIRKLISEYFGKDPNTSVDPDLAVVTGVAIQAGIMGGSWPLQVSAIEIPNRHLRKTNFS